DNA sequence from the Syntrophorhabdaceae bacterium genome:
ACGGGTCCTGCCGCCCTGCCTGTCACCGATATTCACCACGGGCAGCCTGAATGAAGGCGCTTCAACGATACCCGATGATGAGTTTCCTACCATAAGGTCTGCATGTTTCAGGAGTGATAGGTATCGCAACTGGCCGAGGGATGCAAACATCTTTGCCCTGCTGCCGTTTTCCAGGACAAACTTCTCCAGCAAGGTCTGTATGGCCCTTCCACCGGGGTCTGCGTTTGACATGGTAATGACCCAGAAGATGCCCCTGATCTCAGAGAGCGCCTTTAAAAGTTCCCGCACCTGGGATTCAACAGGAAAATTGTCAATGGTCTCGGGGTGGAACGTGACAATCCCTGTCTTACCCTTTTCAGGTAAACCGAGTTCCTCGATAATCTCCTTCCTGTTCATCAATTGCAGTTTATAGATATTATCCAGTCCCGGGGCACCAAAACAGTAAACCCTGCCGGGGCTTTCCCCCATCTGTATGATCCTGTCGGCATACCTTTTCGCTGCGGGAAAGTGAATGGAGCTCATCTTGGTGACAGCGTGGCGGAACTGCTCATCCATGACACCTTCCGTGGCCTCTCCGCCGTGGATATGGGCAACGGGTATTCTCAACGGCACCGCAGCAGCAGCCGCGGAGAATATCTCGAAACGGTCGCCGAGGACAAGGATGATGTCCGGCCTTAACCTCTCGTAGGCCCTTGCAAACCCGGTAATGCCCACGCCCATCGAGATAGCGGTCGATACCCCCGAGTCCGAGGAAAGGAGCATCTCTACCCTGTCGGCAATCGGAAATCCGTCCTTTTCGATATCTTTTACGGTATTGCCAAACTCGGCAGACAGGTGCATTCCCGTAACAATAAGCTGCAGCTCAAGTCCGGGATTCTCATGGATGCACTTTATGACCCAGTACAGCAGGCCATACTCTGCCCGCGCCCCCGTGACAACTGCTATCTTACGTTTTGGTTTCTTCATATAGTATAGAGCAGTATATCGTATTTCGTATATCGTATATCGTAAAAGGCCTTAAAGGTCTTTTGCTGTTCACTATATACGATCGACGATATACGAAATACTGCTGCTCTTGTCCTTCCGTCATACCTCTATCAGTTCGTCCATCCTGAAATTCCGCTTTGCCTTTTTGCCGATCACTTTGTACCACATCATAGGATCAATGCCGGTACCCGGTCGTTTTGTCGTGATATTCTCTTCTGAGAATGCTTCGCCTTTTTTAATATCCATTGACGCTACGATACTCTTTCGCGCAATGGCCCTGTTCTTTATCTCAGATGGTGACGGTCTTTTGATCCCGTTGCCGAGGGTCTTTTCAATATTCCTTATGGCAACAACCATCGCTTCGAGTTCTTTCGGTTCGAGGGATGCCATGTGGTCAGGCCCTTTCATCTTCCTGTCGAGGGTAAAATGTTTCTCGATGACCTCTGCGCCGAGGGCAACGGCTGCGACAGGAACCTCTATCCCCGGCGTGTGATCGGAATAGCCCACCTTCACGCCAAATCTCTTTTTCATTGCGGTCATCGCAAGC
Encoded proteins:
- the neuC gene encoding UDP-N-acetylglucosamine 2-epimerase translates to MKKPKRKIAVVTGARAEYGLLYWVIKCIHENPGLELQLIVTGMHLSAEFGNTVKDIEKDGFPIADRVEMLLSSDSGVSTAISMGVGITGFARAYERLRPDIILVLGDRFEIFSAAAAAVPLRIPVAHIHGGEATEGVMDEQFRHAVTKMSSIHFPAAKRYADRIIQMGESPGRVYCFGAPGLDNIYKLQLMNRKEIIEELGLPEKGKTGIVTFHPETIDNFPVESQVRELLKALSEIRGIFWVITMSNADPGGRAIQTLLEKFVLENGSRAKMFASLGQLRYLSLLKHADLMVGNSSSGIVEAPSFRLPVVNIGDRQGGRTRSENIIDVPVCRKKDIVKAINKATSDDFKRSLKGLKNPYGKGNASEKIVQTLKIIDLSGIVKKQFHEMPQ